A genome region from Ptiloglossa arizonensis isolate GNS036 chromosome 4, iyPtiAriz1_principal, whole genome shotgun sequence includes the following:
- the Ttll5 gene encoding tubulin tyrosine ligase-like 5 isoform X2: MTYKIFQTDTKLINLLLQSHGLTEVPINETEFNILWMGNHPKPDILRNLMPYQKVNHFPRSYEITRKDRLYKNIEAMQRSKGLRNLDFIPQTFLLPSESRELLTAHFRYRGPWIVKPKASSRGRGIYIVNSPEKILTDESVIVAQYINNPLLVDGHKCDLRLYVAVTNYDPLLIYLYEEGLVRFATVKYDGGNQYVWNPCMHLCNYSINKFHVDYVKSEDPDAEDVGHKWTLSALLRHLRSMGQDTESLMQRVEDIIIKSILATASGIVSGVKQFVKHPETCFELFGFDILIDDTLKPWLLEVNLTPSLGCDSPLDVRLKSALIADLLTLVGIPAIDPMLRPQTMHPNRATVTSTKRMASCRRVHSAETLSQRKKNVNKSGNVNKTGLTSEQQRTVASAKAQFERRGGFVRIFPSPKSWEMYSQYLDPTTGIPVVSDPLGPGRVPQHVNTNYNLMLHEQLFPAASRITGFIIPEVTLDRLSRYERYERALVKGHKQSLDRGDSKENMDTDKHKYKSQVVQSMHDGNKLSPGEARKAFGLYLGYILRKISQPNADPACCDLVMKFLQQSASNLRTPFFFTLPSCKLSDKDRAAVTAKQLSDFLHLYNRETDLYADTVDRPRTVPNRLFQKFLAAASEEDLDDILILQTRLYKCAHSFLGRSGFAGSLPGPNLLGSLPHITSRVYSNAATSEQCKCNQSITRPTKAPRT, translated from the exons ATGAcctataaaatttttcaaacggatACCAAGCTTATCAATCTCTTGTTGCAATCGCATGGTTTAACGGAG gtgccTATCAACGAGACGGAATTTAACATCTTGTGGATGGGAAATCATCCAAAGCCGGATATTCTTCGGAATTTGATGCCCTATCAGAAAGTGAATCATTTCCCAAG ATCGTACGAAATTACACGAAAGGATCGTCTGTACAAGAACATCGAGGCGATGCAGCGCAGCAAAGGTCTGAGAAATCTGGACTTTATACCTCAAACCTTTCTGCTGCCCAGTGAATCGCGGGAATTGCTCACGGCTCATTTCAGGTATCGCGGACCCTGGATCGTCAAACCTAAAGCCAGTTCCCGTGGACGTGGTATTTATATCGTTAACAGT CCCGAGAAGATCCTTACGGACGAATCCGTGATCGTCGCGCAATACATAAACAATCCCCTTCTGGTCGACGGGCACAAATGCGATCTACGGCTGTACGTCGCTGTGACCAATTACGATCCGTTGTTGATATATCTGTACGAGGAGGGTCTGGTTAGATTCGCCACGGTCAAGTACGACGGTGGTAACCAGTACGTTTGGAATCCTTGCATGCATCTGTGCAATTACAGCATCAACAAATTCCACGTAGATTACGTTAA AAGCGAGGATCCAGACGCGGAAGACGTGGGTCACAAATGGACTTTGTCGGCGTTGCTCAGACATTTGCGTTCGATGGGACAAGACACTGAATCGCTCATGCAACGCGTCGAAGATATCATAATAAAATCGATCCTCGCGACCGCCTCCGGTATCGTCAGCGGAGTTAAGCAGTTCGTCAAGCACCCGGAAACCTGCTTCG AACTGTTCGGCTTCGATATTTTGATCGACGACACGTTGAAACCATGGTTACTGGAAGTGAATCTAACCCCATCGTTGGGATGCGACTCGCCGCTCGACGTTAGATTGAAATCAGCCTTGATAGCCGATCTACTCACTCTCGTCGGTATACCCGCGATCGATCCCATGTTACGGCCGCAAACCATGCATCCGAATCGAGCTACCGTTACCTCTACGAAAAGAATGGCCAGT TGCAGAAGAGTACACTCGGCCGAGACGTTGTCGCAAAGGAAAAAGAATGTCAACAAAAGCGGTAACGTCAATAAAACGGGATTAACCTCCGAACAACAGCGAACAGTAGCGTCCGCGAAAGCGCAATTCGAGAGACGAGGAggattcgttcgtatatttcctAGTCCAAAATCATGGGAAATGTATTCGCAATATTTAG ATCCAACAACGGGAATACCGGTAGTTTCGGATCCGTTGGGACCGGGCAGGGTTCCGCAACACGTAAACACCAATTACAATCTCATGTTGCATGAACAGTTATTCCCAGCAGCTAGTCGCATTACCGGCTTCATCATCCCCGAAGTTACGCTGGACAGGTTGTCCAG GTACGAAAGATACGAAAGGGCTTTGGTAAAAGGTCACAAACAAAGCTTGGATCGTGGCGACAGTAAGGAGAACATGGATACCGATAAGCACAAGTACAAGAGTCAAGTGGTGCAATCCATGCACGATGGAAACAAACTCAG tcCCGGAGAAGCCAGAAAAGCGTTCGGTTTATATTTGGGTTACATATTGCGCAAGATATCGCAACCTAACGCCGATCCGGCGTGCTGCGATCtagtaatgaaatttcttcagCAGTCGGCTAGCAATTTAAGAACGCCTTTCTTCTTCACATTGCCAAGCTGCAAATTGAGCGACAAAGATCGTGCCGCCGTTACCGCCAAGCAACTCTCCGACTTTTTACATTTGTACAATCGGGAGACGGATCTTTATGCCGATACGGTGGATCGTCCTCGTACCGTTCCCAATAgacttttccaaaaatttctggccgCCGCGAGCGAAGAGGACTTGGACGATATATTGATTCTGCAAACAAGACTGTACAAGTGTGCTCACAGTTTCTTGGGACGAAGCGGTTTCGCGGGTAGCCTACCGGGACCCAATTTATTGGGATCTCTGCCGCACATAACCTCCCGCGTATATTCCAATGCCGCCACCAGCGAACAGTGTAAATGCAATCAGTCCATCACCAGGCCTACGAAAGCCCCGCGCACATAA
- the LOC143145713 gene encoding uncharacterized protein LOC143145713 yields the protein MPGHRQPNSLEGLSLGRVCQQLDGTCRRLQMLSQESSAAQVLAYAKQTIRPYYINALPARLRSRVVEESSKMLYGPASDGLTLNSGPAPLYLLAILLGHDIRQLKVNLCCYYGCSHQTSLLKLLASEGIGLESLELARSALLRLDCKLLRSALLNMKNLISLTLRNIASDAVLQVVGKACPKLVLLDVACSRQVTNVGLKQLLLQVELRDKAPRTVMQEPTTWSRLKTFLSKLEMKNSKSEKKEKQGVLLEYYESRNFLCDTLRVLNVANTGVTCAGVLLALVHVPRLESLAEYSHTGRVVEIMSKGLVGFKTQFSLTQAKSCRTTPARLELLAQTCPKVEKLHISEPRHPPEALRLFPRVTSLSVHSIPPHRDWLDGFYDYLRTNGQNLLELNLRIIQNENTVQVDLKEIFSSCCNLRTFTNDGSNTIWNEGADPPPLKCLKKIQLGRVVSAVAITKILSLAPQLTALHVHSCFDLTNEHLEKLLSTSSKHEHWRKSDKCENSLVRNLTCFYIYEASKVSATTVLNMFKNCQRLRRIGNLANWGLDCEGVLMLRTTLTRANLDVDLCPGAHWFWSNCIQ from the coding sequence ATGCCTGGCCACCGTCAGCCTAACTCCCTGGAGGGGCTTAGTTTGGGACGAGTGTGTCAACAGCTCGACGGGACGTGCCGACGGTTGCAGATGCTTTCACAAGAGTCATCTGCCGCGCAAGTGTTGGCTTATGCGAAGCAGACTATCAGACCTTATTATATAAATGCTTTACCAGCGCGTTTACGGTCTCGAGTCGTCGAAGAAAGTTCAAAAATGTTGTACGGACCAGCATCCGATGGATTGACGTTAAATTCGGGACCAGCTCCATTGTATCTACTGGCCATCCTTCTTGGTCACGATATAAGGCAATTGAAAGTGAATCTCTGTTGTTATTATGGATGTAGCCATCAGACATCGTTATTAAAACTGCTCGCGTCCGAGGGAATTGGACTGGAATCTTTGGAGTTGGCTCGTTCCGCTCTGTTAAGATTGGACTGTAAACTACTAAGATCTGCGCTTCTGAATATGAAGAATCTGATAAGTTTGACTCTTCGCAATATAGCCAGCGACGCGGTGCTTCAAGTTGTGGGGAAAGCTTGCCCGAAACTGGTACTTTTGGACGTAGCTTGTTCCAGACAAGTGACAAATGTAGGATTAAAGCAATTACTGTTGCAAGTGGAGCTTAGGGATAAGGCGCCTCGTACGGTGATGCAAGAGCCTACTACTTGGTCCCGTTTGAAAACTTTCCTCTCGAAATTAGAAATGAAGAATTCTAAAtcggaaaagaaggaaaaacaaGGGGTGCTATTGGAATAttacgaaagcagaaactttctcTGCGATACGCTCAGAGTGCTCAACGTTGCTAATACTGGAGTGACCTGTGCTGGAGTACTTTTGGCTCTGGTGCACGTTCCACGATTGGAATCCTTGGCGGAATATAGTCATACGGGGAGAGTTGTGGAGATAATGAGTAAAGGACTGGTCGGATTTAAAACTCAATTTAGTCTGACTCAAGCAAAAAGTTGCAGAACCACACCGGCTCGTTTGGAACTTTTGGCACAGACGTGCCCAAAAGTGGAAAAATTGCACATTTCTGAACCTCGTCATCCACCAGAAGCTTTACGGCTATTTCCTCGTGTTACTTCTCTGAGCGTGCATAGTATACCACCTCATAGGGATTGGTTGGACGGTTTTTACGATTATCTTCGCACCAATGGTCAGAATTTGCTCGAACTTAATCTCAGAATAATTCAAAACGAAAATACTGTACAAGTGGacttgaaagaaatttttagcaGTTGTTGCAATCTTCGAACATTCACTAACGACGGTTCGAATACAATTTGGAACGAAGGAGCCGATCCTCCGCcgttaaaatgtttaaaaaaaattcagttGGGACGCGTTGTAAGTGCCGTTGCTATAACGAAAATTCTTTCGTTGGCTCCGCAATTGACGGCATTACACGTTCATAGTTGTTTCGATCTCACAAACGAacatttggaaaaattattgagCACATCGAGCAAACACGAACATTGGAGAAAATCTGACAAGTGTGAAAATAGTTTGGTGCGTAATCTGACGTGTTTTTATATATACGAGGCCAGTAAAGTGTCCGCAACTACTGTGTTGAATATGTTTAAAAACTGTCAAAGACTGAGAAGAATTGGAAATTTGGCAAATTGGGGTTTAGATTGCGAAGGTGTCCTAATGCTGAGAACAACGCTGACTCGGGCAAATCTGGATGTGGATCTGTGCCCAGGAGCGCATTGGTTTTGGAGTAACTGTATCCAGTAA
- the LOC143145684 gene encoding uncharacterized protein LOC143145684 has translation MDELATITRKPIRKRVRNGNKCNALAVNPTSFPTAEIASLPVEIIFEILSYLDYKDLCAVRRVSVFFERLARDPFLWRAYEVTNNEQDTAEVITELKRMPLLRTFSISVRADCDDILRQLSLTNKRLEELHISNCTGSTSKLYLRSGRLIRILERCRNLHTIDILGSRFRGQKFYRLLGNMGPRLRTVYTPATRLQFCTFIEHAWQITEHDRQTICSTCIGAKSWAPLCYFLIKRPDRGASTILISYLRNDIVLIDADRPTRKLSITETTRS, from the exons ATGGACGAGCTTGCGACGATTACTCGCAAACCGATTAGGAAACGTGTCAGAAACGGGAACAAATGCAATGCGCTGGCCGTAAATCCAACATCGTTTCCGACAGCGGAAATCGCTTCGTTACCGGTGGAAATCATCTTCGAAATTCTCTCCTACCTCGACTACAAGGACCTATGCGCAGTGAGACGCGTGTCCGTGTTCTTCGAGCGACTCGCTCGCGATCCGTTTCTGTGGCGAGCTTACGAG GTGACGAACAACGAACAGGACACAGCGGAGGTGATTACGGAGTTGAAGAGGATGCCGTTGTTGAGGACATTCAGCATAAGCGTCCGAGCGGATTGCGACGATATTCTACGGCAGCTCTCGCTGACGAACAAGAGGCTCGAGGAGCTGCACATTTCTAATTGCACAG GCTCGACGTCGAAATTGTACCTACGTTCGGGCCGGCTGATCCGCATACTGGAGAGATGCAGGAATTTGCACACGATCGATATACTCGGGAGCAGATTCCGCGGGCAGAAATTCTATCGACTACTGGGCAACATGGGTCCACGACTCAGAACCGTCTACACTCCGGCGACTAGGTTGCAGTTCTGCACGTTTATCGAGCACGCTTGGCAAATCACCGAACACGACCGCCAGACGATCTGCTCGACGTGCATCGGCGCGAAGAGTTGGGCACCCCTCTGCTACTTCCTGATCAAGCGACCCGACCGTGGCGCGTCCACGATCCTGATCAGCTACCTCCGTAACGACATCGTGCTGATCGACGCGGATCGACCGACTCGTAAGCTTTCCATCACCGAGACAACGCGCTCCTGA
- the Ttll5 gene encoding tubulin tyrosine ligase-like 5 isoform X1: protein MLIKIMLPQTKINATGKLEGKRPKELMSSSSLSGMSQLSNSSEETLEPLVHKPHKSESLESTTKDNSPQLNEWLLNGPTGNKTSILRFKCSALATPPEEPPARKLHMTYKIFQTDTKLINLLLQSHGLTEVPINETEFNILWMGNHPKPDILRNLMPYQKVNHFPRSYEITRKDRLYKNIEAMQRSKGLRNLDFIPQTFLLPSESRELLTAHFRYRGPWIVKPKASSRGRGIYIVNSPEKILTDESVIVAQYINNPLLVDGHKCDLRLYVAVTNYDPLLIYLYEEGLVRFATVKYDGGNQYVWNPCMHLCNYSINKFHVDYVKSEDPDAEDVGHKWTLSALLRHLRSMGQDTESLMQRVEDIIIKSILATASGIVSGVKQFVKHPETCFELFGFDILIDDTLKPWLLEVNLTPSLGCDSPLDVRLKSALIADLLTLVGIPAIDPMLRPQTMHPNRATVTSTKRMASCRRVHSAETLSQRKKNVNKSGNVNKTGLTSEQQRTVASAKAQFERRGGFVRIFPSPKSWEMYSQYLDPTTGIPVVSDPLGPGRVPQHVNTNYNLMLHEQLFPAASRITGFIIPEVTLDRLSRYERYERALVKGHKQSLDRGDSKENMDTDKHKYKSQVVQSMHDGNKLSPGEARKAFGLYLGYILRKISQPNADPACCDLVMKFLQQSASNLRTPFFFTLPSCKLSDKDRAAVTAKQLSDFLHLYNRETDLYADTVDRPRTVPNRLFQKFLAAASEEDLDDILILQTRLYKCAHSFLGRSGFAGSLPGPNLLGSLPHITSRVYSNAATSEQCKCNQSITRPTKAPRT, encoded by the exons ATAAAAATTATGCTGCCTCAAACGAAAATCAACGCCACGGGGAAGCTGGAAGGAAAACGACCGAAGGAACTGATGTCGTCTTCCAGTCTTTCCGGTATGTCACAATTGTCGAACAGCAGCGAGGAGACCCTAGAGCCCCTTGTACATAAGCCGCACAAATCGGAATCGTTGGAAAG CACAACGAAAGACAACAGTCCGCAACTCAACGAATGGTTATTGAACGGACCAACCGGAAACAAAACATCTATTCTACGTTTCAA gtgTTCCGCGTTAGCAACACCCCCGGAAGAACCACCGGCAAGAAAATTACACATGAcctataaaatttttcaaacggatACCAAGCTTATCAATCTCTTGTTGCAATCGCATGGTTTAACGGAG gtgccTATCAACGAGACGGAATTTAACATCTTGTGGATGGGAAATCATCCAAAGCCGGATATTCTTCGGAATTTGATGCCCTATCAGAAAGTGAATCATTTCCCAAG ATCGTACGAAATTACACGAAAGGATCGTCTGTACAAGAACATCGAGGCGATGCAGCGCAGCAAAGGTCTGAGAAATCTGGACTTTATACCTCAAACCTTTCTGCTGCCCAGTGAATCGCGGGAATTGCTCACGGCTCATTTCAGGTATCGCGGACCCTGGATCGTCAAACCTAAAGCCAGTTCCCGTGGACGTGGTATTTATATCGTTAACAGT CCCGAGAAGATCCTTACGGACGAATCCGTGATCGTCGCGCAATACATAAACAATCCCCTTCTGGTCGACGGGCACAAATGCGATCTACGGCTGTACGTCGCTGTGACCAATTACGATCCGTTGTTGATATATCTGTACGAGGAGGGTCTGGTTAGATTCGCCACGGTCAAGTACGACGGTGGTAACCAGTACGTTTGGAATCCTTGCATGCATCTGTGCAATTACAGCATCAACAAATTCCACGTAGATTACGTTAA AAGCGAGGATCCAGACGCGGAAGACGTGGGTCACAAATGGACTTTGTCGGCGTTGCTCAGACATTTGCGTTCGATGGGACAAGACACTGAATCGCTCATGCAACGCGTCGAAGATATCATAATAAAATCGATCCTCGCGACCGCCTCCGGTATCGTCAGCGGAGTTAAGCAGTTCGTCAAGCACCCGGAAACCTGCTTCG AACTGTTCGGCTTCGATATTTTGATCGACGACACGTTGAAACCATGGTTACTGGAAGTGAATCTAACCCCATCGTTGGGATGCGACTCGCCGCTCGACGTTAGATTGAAATCAGCCTTGATAGCCGATCTACTCACTCTCGTCGGTATACCCGCGATCGATCCCATGTTACGGCCGCAAACCATGCATCCGAATCGAGCTACCGTTACCTCTACGAAAAGAATGGCCAGT TGCAGAAGAGTACACTCGGCCGAGACGTTGTCGCAAAGGAAAAAGAATGTCAACAAAAGCGGTAACGTCAATAAAACGGGATTAACCTCCGAACAACAGCGAACAGTAGCGTCCGCGAAAGCGCAATTCGAGAGACGAGGAggattcgttcgtatatttcctAGTCCAAAATCATGGGAAATGTATTCGCAATATTTAG ATCCAACAACGGGAATACCGGTAGTTTCGGATCCGTTGGGACCGGGCAGGGTTCCGCAACACGTAAACACCAATTACAATCTCATGTTGCATGAACAGTTATTCCCAGCAGCTAGTCGCATTACCGGCTTCATCATCCCCGAAGTTACGCTGGACAGGTTGTCCAG GTACGAAAGATACGAAAGGGCTTTGGTAAAAGGTCACAAACAAAGCTTGGATCGTGGCGACAGTAAGGAGAACATGGATACCGATAAGCACAAGTACAAGAGTCAAGTGGTGCAATCCATGCACGATGGAAACAAACTCAG tcCCGGAGAAGCCAGAAAAGCGTTCGGTTTATATTTGGGTTACATATTGCGCAAGATATCGCAACCTAACGCCGATCCGGCGTGCTGCGATCtagtaatgaaatttcttcagCAGTCGGCTAGCAATTTAAGAACGCCTTTCTTCTTCACATTGCCAAGCTGCAAATTGAGCGACAAAGATCGTGCCGCCGTTACCGCCAAGCAACTCTCCGACTTTTTACATTTGTACAATCGGGAGACGGATCTTTATGCCGATACGGTGGATCGTCCTCGTACCGTTCCCAATAgacttttccaaaaatttctggccgCCGCGAGCGAAGAGGACTTGGACGATATATTGATTCTGCAAACAAGACTGTACAAGTGTGCTCACAGTTTCTTGGGACGAAGCGGTTTCGCGGGTAGCCTACCGGGACCCAATTTATTGGGATCTCTGCCGCACATAACCTCCCGCGTATATTCCAATGCCGCCACCAGCGAACAGTGTAAATGCAATCAGTCCATCACCAGGCCTACGAAAGCCCCGCGCACATAA